In Mesotoga infera, the genomic stretch AATGTTTTCGAAATGAACCTTCAAGTTTTCGAATCCCTGTTCAAGTGCCGACAAATCCTCTTCCCGGATATCCTTTTTTGAAGCTCCCCCGTTCAGCTTAAGAGCCCTGATCGATGCGACCAAGACAACAGCACTTGGGTTCAGCCCTCCGACAGGGCAGACGAAGTCGAGGAATTTCTGTGCTCCCAGGTCTGCCCCGAAGCCAGCCTCGGTAATCACATAATCGGAAAGCTTCAGTGCCATCTTTGTCGCAGTCAAGGTGTTTGTTCCGTGCGCAATGTTCGCAAAAGGTCCTCCGTGAACAAAGGCAGGAGTTCCTTCAATAGTCTGAACGAGATTTGGATCGAGGACATCTTTCAGAAGTGTGGCCATAGCCCCCTGAACGTTCAAATCGTTGACGGTTATGAACTCGCCATCATAGCTTCTCCCGACGATTATCTTTGCAAGGCGTTCCTTTAGATCGACAAGGTTTTTAGAAAGACATACTATCGCCATAATTTCGGAGGCGGCAGTTATTACGAAGGAGTCCTCCCTCGGATAGCCATTTGCCGACCCTCCGAGGCCAACGATTATCTGTCTGAGAGCCCTGTCATTCATATCCATGGTCCTCGGCCAGTATAACTGCGCCGGGTCAATTCGCAGTTCGTTGTCGAATTTTATGTGCGCATCGATGACTGCAGAAAGAAGATTGTGTGCCAACGAGATCGCGTGAAAATCGCCAGTGAAGTGTAAGTTTATCTCTTCCATTGGAAGCACCTGTGAGTAACCACCTCCGGCAGCCCCGCCCTTGATTCCCATGATCGGTCCGACGGACGGCTCCCTAAGGGTAACAAAGGATTTATTTCCTATAATGTTCAAGGCCATCGCCAGACCAACAGAAGTAGTCGTCTTCCCTTCACCGGCGCTAGTAGGGCTTATAGCTGTAACAAGAACCAGTTTTCCGTCCGGTCTGTCCTGCAGCTCACTCAGATACTGGTGTGAGATCTTTGCAACGTGCTTTCCATATCTTCTAAGATGTTTGTCGGGGATCGAGACGGATGAGGCAACTTCGTCTATTTCTTTCAATTCTGCTTTTTGTGCTATCTCCAGATCAGTCAGCATGTAAACATCCTCCTATAAATGCCTTTTCTCTGTTGATGCGCACTCTCGAGCAATTTTGTCGAGAACGCCATTTACGAATTTGCCGCCCTGTTCCGAACCATACTTCTTAGCGATGTCTATTGATTCGTTCAGTGTAACTTCGATCGGTATGTCTGGCTCATAAATTATCTCGTATGCTCCAAGCCTCAGGACGTTCTTGTCGGTTGAGGCAAGTCTCTCGAAAGTCCAATTAGTGAGGTGTTTTCTTATTATGTCGTCTATCTCATCACGATTCTTCAATATGGTGTCGAAATACTTTCGTGTTCTCAATTTCATCTCCATCTCCATCGAAAAGAAACTGAGCTCCTGTTCGAGGTAATTCGATGAAGACTCCAAATCTTCATTGAAGTCGAATTGATAGATCGCGCTGAAAACAATTTCTCTCATCCTTCGTCTGCTGTTGCTTGGACCTGCCTTCACCTCTTCAAACCTCTTTCTCTCTCTCTTCGTCTTCAACCTCTTCGACCATTTCCTCGGACTTGCTTTCTTCAAGCTCGGGCTTCACTTCGGAGTTCTCAAACTCCTCTTCCTCTTCGAACACGGCAGGTTTCTGAGCCTCTTCATATACGTCTTCGATCGTTATGGAAACATCTTCAACTTTTATGCCGCTGAAGCTCTCCACGTCGTTTTTCAATTTCTCCTGCATCTTCCTGGCATGAGAGGGTATCGAGACACCGTACTTGATCTTGGTATTTACAGTGATCTTGACTGTCTTGGTTCCATCGACCTTCTCATCGAGATCGATATCTACGGTCGACTTGGCCTCTTTACGCGCTTTTGCTTCCTTCGGATCGAATTTCAGGAATTCTATGTAGGAGTGAATAGCGATATCCCGGATTACAGCCTCCGAGATCTCGATTCTGCCGAGATCAGTCTCTTCAAAATCCATAATTCTCCCTCCTTTCTCCCTATGCTCTCTCGATATATTCGCCTGTTCTTGTGTCTACACGGATCAGCTCACCATTCTCTACGAAGAATGGAACCGTTACCTTCAATCCCGTTTCAAGAACGGCTGATTTGCCGCTTCCCGAAACCGTATCGCCCTTGTATGCGGGTGCAGTATCGGTCACCTCCAGGACCACTGTATTAGGAAGAACAACCCCAATAGGCCTCTCTTCGTGGAACTGAAGGTCGACTTCTTCATTCTCCTTTATGTAGTCCAGAGCATCTCCCATCTCGTCTACTCCAATTGTATACTGCTCGTATGTCTCAAGGTCCATGAAATGGAAGAGCTCATCTTCAGAGTAAAGATACTGGACATGCCTGAATGAAAGCGCCGCTTCTTCCACCTTCTCGCTTGCCTGAAACGTAAACTGCCTTACAAGGCCGGTCTTCAGGTTCTTCATCCTCGTCCTGATTATGCCATCGCCTCTTCCCATTGAATGCTTGTTTGCTTCGATAACAATGTAGATCTCGCCATCAATCATCAGGGGGTTTCCCTTTCTGATTTTTCCAACTTCTATCATCTAGAAGCCACCTCCGGATCGCTAAAGAATCTTCAACTCTCTATCTAGATTAGTTAGAACCTCAATCTCATTTTCACAAAAATAACAATCGTCTTCTATTCTAACCCCAAATTTGCCGGGAAGATAGATACCTGGTTCGATTGTGATGACCGCTCCTGCCGGGATCGGATCGTTGTTCTTCGGAGACAGACCCGGACCGTCGTGAGTATCCATTCCCAGACTATGGCCAAGACCGTGGCCAAAGAATTCACCGTAGCCTGCCTCTCCAATTATACTTGCTGCCACTTCGTGCAGGCGGCTTCCGACTACCCCTGCTTTTGCAGCGTTCTTGGCTTCAGTCTGCGCTTTGAGAACGGTTGCGTACACTCTTGCCATCTCTTCTGTCGGATCGCCAATACAGTATGTCCTGGTTATATCGGAATTGTAGCCGTTTACCCTCGCTCCGTAATCTATCAAGAGGAAATCGCCTTCCCGCAGTTTTCTTTCAGATGGTCTGCCATGAACGATCGCGCTTCTCGGCCCGCTGCCGACTATCGTTTCGAAAGCTAGATTGCCTCCCCGTTTTCTTATTTCGTATTCGAGCGACGCACAAATCTCTTCTTCAGACCTGCCCGGCTTCACGAAGTTAAGAGTCTCTGTGAGGGCATCTTCTGCGATCTTTACAGCAAGTTTGATCTTCGCCACTTCTTCCGGCGTTTTGACCATCCGCATATCCTTGAGAAGATCGTCGGCAGGTTTCAATTCAACTCCAAGCTGAGAAAAGACCCTGTTGTAGAAACCCACACTGATCGTTTCTTCTTCAAATCCTACTCGGCTTGCTCCGTCTCTAGCCAGAGTCGTTCTAATTATGTCCTTCAGTTCGTCGCCGTTCCTGTAAGGGATGAGTCTGAACTTCGTCTCCATCTCGGCCTGTGTAAAGTATCTCGAATCAGTTACTATGTACTCGTCCTTTGGGGTTACGATCAGAACTGAGAAGGAGCCCGAAAAGCCAGACAGATACCAGGAGCTGGAACGATTGCTTGCCTCCATGTTATAGAGTACAAACCCCTCAAGGTTGCATTCTTTAAGCTTCTCTCTGAATAGTTCGATCCTCGACATATCCACCTCCGGAATTCAGAATGATATTTGATACATCAGAATAGAGTGATCTGATTTCTGTTCATCTTTCCCTTTTTTGATTGCCTGATCTCCTTCAGATCGTCTGCTGTGAGAACCCTGACTGCCTTATCAAGCGCAGACTGCTTGGCGATCACCTTTAGTATTTCCTTTGCTCTCGATAGTACGGTCTCGGGAACTCCGGCAAGCTTTGCCACTTCTATTCCGTGCGAGCTGTTCGCTACGCCATCGATCACTTTGTGGAGAAAGACAATCCCGCTATCAGTCTCGATTATTCTTGCAGTCTTGTTCTTTATGCCCCTGTACATGTTGGAAAGCTCTGTCAGTTCGGTGAAATGAGTAGCAAATATCGTGTGGCATCCCACTGCCTCGTATATGAATTCCGAAACGGCCCACGCTATGGAAATACCGTCAAAGGTGCTTGTTCCCCTACCCACTTCATCAAGGATAACGAGACTGTCTTCGGTTGCCTTCGAGAGGATAGTAGCCGTCTCCATCATTTCCACCAGAAAGGTCGATTTGCCGCTAGCCAGTTCATCTCTGGCGCCGATTCTTGTGAAGACCCTATCGTAGATCGAAAGGAGGGCTTCATCTGCAGGCACAAAAGAACCGACCTGGGCCATGATCGAGAGCAAGGCGACCTGTCGAATGAAAGTCGACTTCCCGCTCATATTTGGCCCGGTCACTATGAAAAAGTTCTCACTTCTGCTAAGAGATACGTCGTTCGGAGTGAAATCCGAAACGAATCTCTCCACTATCGGATGTCTGGAATTTGAGATCCTCACCTTTCCGTCATCCGAAAAACGAGGCCGGGAGTAGTTGTATTTTCTCGCCACTGCTGCAAGCGACTGAAGAGAATCGATCTCCGAAAGGACCTTTGAAACAGCCTTAAGTCTCTGCAAAGAGTTCAGGAGCCGCGAGCAAACATCCAAGAAGAGTGCCCTTTCCAGTGTCTGAATCTTGTCGTTTGCGCTCAGGATTTTGTCTTCAAATTCTTTGAGTTCCTCCGTGATATATCGTTCCGAGTTGACAAGGGTCTGCTTTCTAGTGTAGTTCTGGGGCACCTTGTCCGTCTGACTCTTCGGGACTTCCAGGAAGTAGCCGAAGACTTTGTTGAACTTCACCTTCAAAGAACTTATCCCGGTAGACTTCTTTTCGGCTGCTTCGATCGCCTTCATCTTCTCGACGGAGTGATCGAGAAGGTCGCGAAGAGAATCCAGCTCATGATCGAACCCTTCCCTTATGACCTTTCCCTCGCCTACTGCGGCAGATGGCTCATCCATGATACTGCGCTGAAGAAGAGCGAGTTCTTCGGGAAAAAGCTCCAGCCGATCGCTCAACCTTTCAAAGGACGCTTCAGTTGAAATCAGCTCTTTGATCAGAGGAAGTGCCGCCAGAGAGGTTCTTAACGATAAGAGATCTCTGGGGGTAGTCTTGTCCGTTGAAAGCCGCGTTGTGATCCTTTCGATATCGAATACATTTTCAAAATACTCTCTCAGCTCATCGAGGAGGTGACGGTCAGAATAGAAAGTCTGAACCGCATCGAGCCTCTCCTCTATTTTCTCTCTGTCGGTCAGGGGCGAGAGTAGCCACTGTCTCAGCCTTCTCTTTCCCATTCCAGTAATCGTTGCGTCGAGGATCTCGAATAGAGAGCCCTTTCTCTCAAGACGAAAGAGATTGAGGTTTTCAATTGTAGAGGCGTCAAGCTGCATCGAATCGGATTTTCTGATAACTCTCGGAAGGGAAAGATGTTTCATAGGACCGAAATTGATCGTCTCCAAATACTTGAACAGCGCTCCGAGAACTTCAATCTCTTTGTTGTTCAGCTCTAGATGATCTATGGAGGCAATCGAATAGAACTCCTTCACGTAATTTATGCCCGATGAAAGAGCAAAATGCCAGTCTTCAACTATTTCAATCATCGCGAAAGTGATCTCGGAAATCTCCCGCTTCAGTGCCTTCAAGCTCTCCCGCAGAAGTATCTGTGAGGGCCCAGTTGCTGCGATGAAGTCTTTCATCGATTCGAGGTCATCGGCGGCAGAAAGGGCCACTTCGCCCGTTGAAACATCTGCCGTGGCCATTATGAAGAGTTCGTCCGCTTCTCCTACGGCGATGATGTAATTGTTCTCGGATTCAGGAAGCAACTCGTCTTCAACGATCGTTCCCGGAGTGACAACTCTTGTGACCTCTCGTTTCACAAGGCCCTTTGCGAATGCCGGATCTTCCGTCTGTTCGCAGATTGCAACTTTGTAACCTGCAGTCACCAGCTTTTTGAGATAGCCGTTTATCGAGTGGTAAGGCACGCCGGCCATCGGGACTCCGTTTCTCGAAGTGAGCACTATCTGCAGCTCTTTAGAAACCAGCTTCGCGTCGTCGAGGAAGGTCTCGTAGAAATCTCCCAGCCTGAAGAGAACCAGGCAGTCCTTGTAGCTGTTCTTGACTTCAAGGTACTGTTTCATCATCGGTGTCATTTCGGCCACGTCATTCACTCCGGATACATCAAAAGCCGGCGCTCAGCGCCGGCCAGTTATACTTCTCTCTTATTCCTTGCCTTTTTCTTTTGGCTTCTGTTCGATAACTTTATCTATCATCCCGTATTCGACTGCTTCAACAGAGCTCATAAAGAAGTCTCTGTCAGCGTCCTTTTCTATCTTCTTTATTGACTGACCAGTATGCTTGGCAAGGATCTTGTTCAGTTCGTCCCTCAGATAGAGAATCTCCTTGGCCCTGATTTCGATATCCTTGGCCACTCCCTCTGCTCCACCGAAGGGCTGATGAATCATTACCCTGGAGTTCGGAAGAGCAAACCTCTTTCCCTTTGTTCCACCGGCAAGAAGTATCGCGCCCATAGAGGCGGCCATGCCTATGCAGATTGTAGAGATGTCGGGCTTTATGTACTGCATTGTGTCATAAATCGCCAGACCGGAAGTGATCGAGCCGCCCGGGCTGTTGATATATAGGTTTATATCCTTCTCCGGGTCCTGGGACTCGAGAAAGAGCAGCTGTGCGACCACGATATTAGAGACTTCATCGTCGATTGGCCAGCCGAGAAAGACTATTCTTTCGGAAAGCAGTTTGGTGTAAATATCAAAAATCCTTTCTCCCCTTCCTCTGTCTTCCACTACGTAAGGGACGAAAGGTGCCATGTTTATGTCCATAAGACCTCCTAATTCGTGAAGAGTTTTTCTATGATTCTCTTTGGTGGAAGAAAGGATAAGATTATATGACCGCTGTCAGTTATCAGTACAGCCTTCGTCCTCTTTCCGAAAGTGAGGTTCACGATCTTTCCGGTCTCCATACCCAGCTGTTTGAGCCTTCGGATGGCCGAGCTTTCAATAGGAAGAACGGCCAGAACCCTATCCTTTAACACAAAGGACTCAAAACCAACGTTGACAGCGTGATCCACTTATACTTTCCCCCTTCCAATAACAATGTTATTATAACATAATGGAGATACGGCATGGAGATACGGCGGAGGTGTTCCAATGCTAGCTAACGATCAAGAAAGCCTCGTTGACACGGGGCGGATTTACGTCAAGGCGGGAGATGGAGGTAACGGTTCTGTCTCCTTCAGGAGAGAGAAGTATATACCATTTGGAGGCCCGGATGGTGGTGATGGTGGCAGAGGAGGCCACGTCTTTCTCAGATCAACCAATTCAATAAACACGCTCTATGAATTCAAACACAAGAGGAAATTCATCGCTCAAAGCGGGGAGAGCGGTCACGGTTCAAACATGGCCGGAAAAAAGGGAAAAGATCTGGTAATCAGAGTGCCCGTTGGGACGATTGCATATGACGCAGAGAGTGGAGAGATTATTGCAGACCTATGTAATCCCGGTCAAATAGTCGCTATTGCCAGAGGCGGAAAGGGAGGAAGAGGCAACGCGAGGTTCGTTTCTTCAACGAATCAGGCGCCCAAGGCCGCAGAAAATGGCGAACCCGGCGAGGAACTCTTCGTTCGACTTGAGCTGAAGATTCTAGCCGATGTCGCACTGGTCGGGTTTCCAAACGTCGGAAAATCGACGCTCATATCCGTTATATCTAATGCGAGACCGAAGATAGCAAATTATCACTTTACGACCCTCTCGCCCAATCTCGGAGTTGTTATGGCCAATTACGAGCAGGGATATATAGTGGCCGATGTGCCCGGGTTAATCAAAGGAGCACATGAGGGTATTGGACTAGGGCATAAATTCTTGAGGCACATCGAACGGTGTAAAACAATCGTTCATCTTCTGGACATCTCAGAGAGCGAGGAAAGAGATTTCATTCAGGATTACAAAGATATACGTTACGAACTGGAATTCTACAAGAGAGAGCTTGCAGATAAGCCCGAGATTATTGTCGCGAACAAGTGCGATCTCATTACAGAAGAAGAGAGGCGGAAGAGGCTCCAACTATTCAAAGAAAGCACCGGCAAAGAGATAATTCCTATTTCGGCGGCGACTCACGAGGGAATCCAGTCTTTGAAAGAGGCGATCTGGAAGTATATCGAAAGAGATCCCTCGTACTTCTCATACATGAAGGCCGATGAGGAGAGCCCTCTGCCTCAGGTCGAACCCGTCGTCCTAACGGCACCCTACCCCGAGGATTTCAGAGTGGAGAAGGACTCTGGCGGAAGGTATGTGGTTCTGGGACCGGCCGTTGATTTCTACGTGAGAAAGATCAGGGCGTTCAAGTACAGAGACCGTTTCATAATGGATAAGCTGGAGAAGGGCGGTCTTTCTTCGAAGCTTAGAAATGCCGGCATAATGGAAGGAGACACTGTAGTAATAGATGACAGAGAGTATGTGTACAAAGAGTAGAATCGGAATCTTTGGCGGTTCCTTCGATCCCGTACATACGGGCCATCTTGTCGTAGCAATACGGGCGATCGAACAGCTGGAACTGGAAAGACTTTACGTTATTCCTGCGTACATGCCCCCTCACAAGGTCTCCAGTACGACCTCTCCATTTGAGACTAGAATGAGGTGGCTCAAAATTGTTTTCGACGGAATTGATGAAGCTTACGTGTCTGACTATGAAAGGGAAAGAGGGGGGATCTCCTATTCTCTCTTCACGGTTAGGCACTTCTCGAAACTTCACAGTTGCAGACCCTTTCTAATCGTTGGCGAAGACAGCTTCGTCTCCCTTGACACCTGGTTTGAATATGAGACTCTTCTTGATGAAGCTACGATCGCGGTGTATCCAAGAAACATTACCGAGAGAGACCATTCCTTCGACGAGCAGGTAATCTGGCTTGACGCACCGCGATTCGATATTTCTTCGACTGAAATCCGCAAGAGAATCAAGGAAGGGAAATCGGTTGTCGGGCTGGTCCCTGATTCAATACTCTGTGAGGTCGAATCTTTCTATGGATAAGCAGATTGGGCTGTCGCCGATGGCCGGTTACACGGACGCGACAATGAGGGAGCTTTCTCTCTCATGGGGGGCCGATTTCGTTTTCAGCGAAATGATTAGCGCCGAGGGGGCGTTGAGGTCTTCGGGAAAGACAGATGAGCTTGTCCCGTCAACTCCGACCAGGATTCAGCTTTTCGGTTCGAACGTATCTAGGATGGCAAAAGCCGCGGCGAAACTCTCGATAGTTGCGACTTGGATTGACATAAACGCTGGTTGTCCCGTAAGGAAAGTAACTAGAAGAGGCGCTGGAAGCGCCTTGCTAAAGACCCCGGAAAAAATTGCGGAAATGATCATCGCTCTGAAAAATACCGTTGAAGTGCCAATTTCAGTGAAGATCAGACTGGGCTTTGACTGTATCGAGACTGAAGAAATTATCTATCCGATTTTGAAGGCAAAGCCGGAGGCTGTCTTTGTGCACGGCAGGACGGTCGCACAAGCGTATTCGGGATCTGCGAACTGGGAGGAGATCGACAGGATAGCCCGTTTGCTTCACGAGGAAGGCATACTATCTTACGGTTCGGGAGACATGTTCAGCCCGGAGGCGATCGTGAACGCGTTGAGATGCTACTCCGTAGATGGCGTAGTGGTCGCCAGGGGCGCCATCGGCAATCCCTGGATTTTCAGACAGAGTAAGGATCTTATGCAGAAGGGCTTCTACGATGACCCTGACCTACCGGAGAGACTCGGTCATTTTTCGACGCATCTTGAGCTCCTTGGAAAGAGGGTTGGTGAAGAGCAGGCGGTTAGGGAGCTTCGAAAGTCCTTTGCCGGGTACACAAGAAATATCAGGAATGCCTCGGATCTGAGAAAGGAATACATGAAATGCGATTCGCTTGAAGAAGTCTGGGAACTGTTCAGATGTTTTCTACCGGATTCCCAGGTATTCAAATGATACGCCTTACATTTTCTTAACTTGCCGGGCGGGTTGCAACTATTTCGATATAATGAAGTGTTATCATTATTGTATACATTATATTAGGGGGTACAGGTTATGAAAAAAGCTTCTATACTGGTGCTACTGGTGTTTTTCTCCATAACTCTTCAGGCTGTTGAATACGCTGTAAAGGTCACCAGGAATGGCGAGGCCCTTCCCGAGGAGTTCTGGATATCTTCAGATGAGCTTGATCAGGCTTTCGATGCGACGGTTTCAGACGCTTCGAGTCAGGGAATCGCGTTCGACCAGTACTTCACAAACATGAATACTCCAAGCGTGCATAACCTTAAACTGATACTTATCACTTACATGGCGGACGAAAAACTTATTGAATACTACGCTTTCGAGAACAACCTACTTCCTTTTGAGGACGAAGTCGCCAGCGAGACAGCAGCCATGCTTTCGATGTATAGTGCAGACCTATACACAGTCGGGCAGATCGAAGCGGAATACGGTTCAATAGACATCTTTGCCGAAGAAATTAAAGAATATGTCACATATTCGCTCAAGATGAATCGCTTTCTCGAAAAAGCAATTCCTGCAGATGCGGAATTGCTTTTGACTTACCGTAATGCATCATAATTAAATCTACTCAAGAGAGAGTTAATGCATCAAAATAGAATCTATTCAAAATCGAATTGAAGGAGATTAAGAACACCTCCCTTTGAGTTAGATTTAGACTTCATTAT encodes the following:
- the efp gene encoding elongation factor P, which codes for MIEVGKIRKGNPLMIDGEIYIVIEANKHSMGRGDGIIRTRMKNLKTGLVRQFTFQASEKVEEAALSFRHVQYLYSEDELFHFMDLETYEQYTIGVDEMGDALDYIKENEEVDLQFHEERPIGVVLPNTVVLEVTDTAPAYKGDTVSGSGKSAVLETGLKVTVPFFVENGELIRVDTRTGEYIERA
- a CDS encoding DUF370 domain-containing protein, translated to MDHAVNVGFESFVLKDRVLAVLPIESSAIRRLKQLGMETGKIVNLTFGKRTKAVLITDSGHIILSFLPPKRIIEKLFTN
- the mutS gene encoding DNA mismatch repair protein MutS, with the translated sequence MTPMMKQYLEVKNSYKDCLVLFRLGDFYETFLDDAKLVSKELQIVLTSRNGVPMAGVPYHSINGYLKKLVTAGYKVAICEQTEDPAFAKGLVKREVTRVVTPGTIVEDELLPESENNYIIAVGEADELFIMATADVSTGEVALSAADDLESMKDFIAATGPSQILLRESLKALKREISEITFAMIEIVEDWHFALSSGINYVKEFYSIASIDHLELNNKEIEVLGALFKYLETINFGPMKHLSLPRVIRKSDSMQLDASTIENLNLFRLERKGSLFEILDATITGMGKRRLRQWLLSPLTDREKIEERLDAVQTFYSDRHLLDELREYFENVFDIERITTRLSTDKTTPRDLLSLRTSLAALPLIKELISTEASFERLSDRLELFPEELALLQRSIMDEPSAAVGEGKVIREGFDHELDSLRDLLDHSVEKMKAIEAAEKKSTGISSLKVKFNKVFGYFLEVPKSQTDKVPQNYTRKQTLVNSERYITEELKEFEDKILSANDKIQTLERALFLDVCSRLLNSLQRLKAVSKVLSEIDSLQSLAAVARKYNYSRPRFSDDGKVRISNSRHPIVERFVSDFTPNDVSLSRSENFFIVTGPNMSGKSTFIRQVALLSIMAQVGSFVPADEALLSIYDRVFTRIGARDELASGKSTFLVEMMETATILSKATEDSLVILDEVGRGTSTFDGISIAWAVSEFIYEAVGCHTIFATHFTELTELSNMYRGIKNKTARIIETDSGIVFLHKVIDGVANSSHGIEVAKLAGVPETVLSRAKEILKVIAKQSALDKAVRVLTADDLKEIRQSKKGKMNRNQITLF
- a CDS encoding aminopeptidase P family protein; the encoded protein is MSRIELFREKLKECNLEGFVLYNMEASNRSSSWYLSGFSGSFSVLIVTPKDEYIVTDSRYFTQAEMETKFRLIPYRNGDELKDIIRTTLARDGASRVGFEEETISVGFYNRVFSQLGVELKPADDLLKDMRMVKTPEEVAKIKLAVKIAEDALTETLNFVKPGRSEEEICASLEYEIRKRGGNLAFETIVGSGPRSAIVHGRPSERKLREGDFLLIDYGARVNGYNSDITRTYCIGDPTEEMARVYATVLKAQTEAKNAAKAGVVGSRLHEVAASIIGEAGYGEFFGHGLGHSLGMDTHDGPGLSPKNNDPIPAGAVITIEPGIYLPGKFGVRIEDDCYFCENEIEVLTNLDRELKIL
- a CDS encoding dihydrouridine synthase, which produces MDKQIGLSPMAGYTDATMRELSLSWGADFVFSEMISAEGALRSSGKTDELVPSTPTRIQLFGSNVSRMAKAAAKLSIVATWIDINAGCPVRKVTRRGAGSALLKTPEKIAEMIIALKNTVEVPISVKIRLGFDCIETEEIIYPILKAKPEAVFVHGRTVAQAYSGSANWEEIDRIARLLHEEGILSYGSGDMFSPEAIVNALRCYSVDGVVVARGAIGNPWIFRQSKDLMQKGFYDDPDLPERLGHFSTHLELLGKRVGEEQAVRELRKSFAGYTRNIRNASDLRKEYMKCDSLEEVWELFRCFLPDSQVFK
- a CDS encoding formate--tetrahydrofolate ligase; translation: MLTDLEIAQKAELKEIDEVASSVSIPDKHLRRYGKHVAKISHQYLSELQDRPDGKLVLVTAISPTSAGEGKTTTSVGLAMALNIIGNKSFVTLREPSVGPIMGIKGGAAGGGYSQVLPMEEINLHFTGDFHAISLAHNLLSAVIDAHIKFDNELRIDPAQLYWPRTMDMNDRALRQIIVGLGGSANGYPREDSFVITAASEIMAIVCLSKNLVDLKERLAKIIVGRSYDGEFITVNDLNVQGAMATLLKDVLDPNLVQTIEGTPAFVHGGPFANIAHGTNTLTATKMALKLSDYVITEAGFGADLGAQKFLDFVCPVGGLNPSAVVLVASIRALKLNGGASKKDIREEDLSALEQGFENLKVHFENI
- the obgE gene encoding GTPase ObgE, producing MLANDQESLVDTGRIYVKAGDGGNGSVSFRREKYIPFGGPDGGDGGRGGHVFLRSTNSINTLYEFKHKRKFIAQSGESGHGSNMAGKKGKDLVIRVPVGTIAYDAESGEIIADLCNPGQIVAIARGGKGGRGNARFVSSTNQAPKAAENGEPGEELFVRLELKILADVALVGFPNVGKSTLISVISNARPKIANYHFTTLSPNLGVVMANYEQGYIVADVPGLIKGAHEGIGLGHKFLRHIERCKTIVHLLDISESEERDFIQDYKDIRYELEFYKRELADKPEIIVANKCDLITEEERRKRLQLFKESTGKEIIPISAATHEGIQSLKEAIWKYIERDPSYFSYMKADEESPLPQVEPVVLTAPYPEDFRVEKDSGGRYVVLGPAVDFYVRKIRAFKYRDRFIMDKLEKGGLSSKLRNAGIMEGDTVVIDDREYVYKE
- the clpP gene encoding ATP-dependent Clp endopeptidase proteolytic subunit ClpP gives rise to the protein MDINMAPFVPYVVEDRGRGERIFDIYTKLLSERIVFLGWPIDDEVSNIVVAQLLFLESQDPEKDINLYINSPGGSITSGLAIYDTMQYIKPDISTICIGMAASMGAILLAGGTKGKRFALPNSRVMIHQPFGGAEGVAKDIEIRAKEILYLRDELNKILAKHTGQSIKKIEKDADRDFFMSSVEAVEYGMIDKVIEQKPKEKGKE
- a CDS encoding Asp23/Gls24 family envelope stress response protein yields the protein MDFEETDLGRIEISEAVIRDIAIHSYIEFLKFDPKEAKARKEAKSTVDIDLDEKVDGTKTVKITVNTKIKYGVSIPSHARKMQEKLKNDVESFSGIKVEDVSITIEDVYEEAQKPAVFEEEEEFENSEVKPELEESKSEEMVEEVEDEEREKEV
- the nusB gene encoding transcription antitermination factor NusB — translated: MKAGPSNSRRRMREIVFSAIYQFDFNEDLESSSNYLEQELSFFSMEMEMKLRTRKYFDTILKNRDEIDDIIRKHLTNWTFERLASTDKNVLRLGAYEIIYEPDIPIEVTLNESIDIAKKYGSEQGGKFVNGVLDKIARECASTEKRHL
- the nadD gene encoding nicotinate (nicotinamide) nucleotide adenylyltransferase → MTESMCTKSRIGIFGGSFDPVHTGHLVVAIRAIEQLELERLYVIPAYMPPHKVSSTTSPFETRMRWLKIVFDGIDEAYVSDYERERGGISYSLFTVRHFSKLHSCRPFLIVGEDSFVSLDTWFEYETLLDEATIAVYPRNITERDHSFDEQVIWLDAPRFDISSTEIRKRIKEGKSVVGLVPDSILCEVESFYG